AAGTGGGGATATTTGCCATCCGCGCTTCGCGGATGGCATCCCAGTTGGTATCGGCAATTCTGACCGGAACGCCCTTATCCATCAGATCTTTTGCCAACAAACGCGCGAACTTGCCGCCGCCAAAAAGCAGGTAACCATTTGGATAGGGCGCGCGGACACCCAGTATCTTGGCAATGGTTTTGGAGGTCAGACTTTGCAGGACCACGGTCGCGATGATCACCAGAAACACCATCGGCACCAGCAACTCGGATTTTGGCAACCCCAGGGTATCCAGTTTCAGCGCAAACAGGGCGGATACCGCAGCGGCAACAATACCCCGCGGGGCGATCCAGCTGAGCATCGCCAGTTCGCGCCAACTCAGACCGGACCCGGGTGACGACAGAAACACCGATAGTGGTCGGGCGACAAACATGATGGCCGCCAATACGATGACCGCGCCCCACCCCAACTGGGTAATCGTGAAAAATTCCAGCCGCGCGGCAAGCAGGATAAATAGCGCGGAAATCAGCAGTACGCTGAGGGTCTCCTTGAATTCGAGAATGTCGTCGACATTCAGGTTTTTCATATTGGCCATCCAGATTCCCATTACGGTAACCGTGAGCAGGCCGGATTCGTGGGTCATCAGGTTGGATGCGGCATAGGCGCCCAGCATCAGAGTAAGCACCGCGGTATTGCGCAGGTAGTGGGGTATCCAATTGTTTCTGAGCAAGGTGCCGAGAAAATAACCCATCAATGACCCCACCCCGAATCCGATTACCACCACCTTGAGGAAGGTCACCAGTGCGTGCTCAAAGGCCGCGTGGGATGCGACGATGTACTCGTAAACCAGCACGGCCAGCAGTGCGCCGATGGGGTCAATAACAATGCCCTCCCAGCGCAGGATGTTGGAGATCCGGGTATTCGGCCGCACTGAACGCAGCATCGGTACGATGACCGTAGGCCCGGTAACGGTGACGATGGCGCCAAACAATGCGGCCAGGTGTATTGGCATACCGAGGGCATAGTGCGCCGTGGGCGTGGCGATCAGCCAGGTTATCAATGCCCCCAGCGTACACAGGTTACGCACCATGGTGCCGTGCCCGGCGATGTCGGAAAACTTGAGGGTCAGCGCCCCCTCAAACAGGATGATAGCGACCGCCAGCGAAACCAGCGGAAAAAACAGGTCGCCGAACAGAACATCGGGGTCGAGCACTCCCGTCACAGGTCCAAGCACAAGGCCCGCCACCAAAAGGGGCAAAATGGCCGGCAGCTTGAGCATATACGCCAGATACTGACACGCGATCGAGACAATCCCCACCATTACCAGCAGGGCCATTGGATTCGAAAGGATTTGTTCCATGGGGAAAGATCAGCCGATTGCAGCAAGTACCTGAGTGCACAAGTATAACTTAGTGAATAGGGCCGAATACCCGATGCGTCGAAGATGAGCTCGGGAATGAAACTCGGAATGCACTCTGTACGCGCACTAGATGCCGAAGAGAAATTGAGGCGGGTTTGGCAGAAATTGCCCATCATGTGCCTGGTCGTGCCAATGCGAGTTGCACGGCACGACGGCGTCGATACCAGTCAGAGTGAACCAATAAATATCAGATGCTTATTCTTTCACGCCTGACTCTGCCACCCGCACCAGATCGAGGTCGTGAAAATCAAATGAAAAATCGGTCGCCGGAGAAACCGCTTTCATTCGAATTCGCTCGACGCCGCCTTCCGGTGTCAGAGTGAAGGAAACATAGGCATCCGCATTCAGGCTGCGGGTCTCCCAGCGGGCAATAAACGTATTGAACTGGAAGTGTTCCAGGGGACCACTAAGCAACTTGCTGCGACCGGAGCTGAACCACAGTTCTCCATCGACATTTTTGCCGATGCTGATGTCGCCGTACCAGGGATCTCGGTAAGTTCCTACGTACGCATCCAGCGGCAAGCTCGGGGCACTGTCGCGCACCCGGGATGATTCCGCTTCGGCAACAACGGAGGCCGCGTGCTCGCGCTTGCCGTTCACCACTTCATCGATAATGGCGATCCAGTCTTTGCCATATTCCTGTGTACTTCCGCTCAAAAACTGGTCGAGAATATCGTTAACCACCGCCAGCGGCGCCGCTGTCATGGCATTGTTACTGGCGAATACCGCCAGCCCCTGCTTTGGCATCAGTGCGATATAACTGGTCATTCCCCAAAGGCCACCGCTGTGTGTGTAAATGGGCTGGCCGTAGAACGTCGATACATTCCAGCCCAGCGCATAGGCACTGAGGAAGGCTCCAGAGTGCTCGGCCAGATAACCGCGCGGTGTAGTGATCGTCACCGGTTTGAAAAGCTCCGCCACCTGTTCTGAACTCAACAACTGCTTTCCATCGGATGCCACCCCGTTATTCAACAGAAAGTTCATCCACGCCGTCATGGATTCGGCGCTACAGTTGATCCCCCCCGCTGCCGCCGTCAGTTCCGACTCCATTGATGCCGTCGTCTCGAACTTGCCTTCCCGATACAGGTGCGGTGTCGCCTTGCTGGTCCGTTTCGCGGTACGTGACAGGGATGCCCGACAATCTTTCATACCTAACGGGAACAGCAACCGCTGTTCGACAAACTGTTCGAACGGTATACCGGAAACCCGACTGACAACTTCGCCGGCAACGATATACAGCAGATTGTCGTAGTCATACCCGGAGCGAAAGCTCGATTTGGGTTTAAGGTGCCGCATTGCCCGCACGACATCAGCACTGGTGGATTCCGCCTCGGGAAAAATCAGCAGGTCGCCAGCCCCCAACGGCAGGCCGCTGCGATGGGTAACCAGATCGCGAACGGTAAACTCCCGGGTGACCCAGGGATCGTACATCTGGAACTCGGGTAGATAATCGATGACCGGTGTATCCCAGCCCAATTTGCCATCATCTACCAGTATGGCAAGCGCGGCATTGGTGAAGGCTTTACTGACGGAAGCGATCTGAAATAACGTCTGCTCCGTAACAGCCCCGCGCTTGCCGACCTCGGTAACACCGTGTCCCTCGGAGTAATAGAGCTTGCCGTCATAGACGACGGAAACTGCCATACCCGGAGCGTGAAAAATTTCCATAGCCCGGACCACCGAGCGGTCGATCGCCGCTGGTGCCGGCGTACTGGCATAAGCCATCGTTGCCGCCATACTCAGCAGAGCACCAGTGAAAATTCCCAAAGTGCGGTAGCGCCAACCTGTGCCCGATCCATTTTCAGTACTCTGATTCCGGGCAGGCAATTTTAAAGAAATATACGGCATGAGCTGCTCCACAGACGCGGCCGATCGGGCGTGTCTTTATCAATTATTTTTCTGGATATATACGGATAAAAATTTTCTTCAGGCCATTTCTGCCGCAGGCGCAACCTCGGCGGTCAGCTGTTCGAGAATGGGTTCAACCCCGTCAACCAGAGGATCCACACAGGGTAACCGGAGTTCCCGCTCCAGTTGTCGTAGATACTCTTCGCGCTCGGCCGATCGCAGACCTGACGTATTTACACTGACACCCACACAACGGATACCGGGATTGGTCAGCTCCCCGATAGATACAATTCGCTGGATGATTTGTGCAATACCTGCCAATGGCACCTCCGGCCAGCCGGCGATGTGAGTGCGGCCGGCTTCATGACAGACCACAAACGCATCCGGCTGCGAACCCATCAACAGCCCCATACTCACGGCACCGTAGGCCGGATGGGTAATGGCACCCTGCCCTTCGATCACATCCCAGTGCTCGGGTGTATTTTCCGGGGAAAGTAATTCGGCAGCACCGGAAAGAAAATCCGAGACAACAGAGTCCATGGGGATACCCCGCCCGGATATCATGATGCCGGTCTGGCCGCTGGCCCGAAAATCCGCGTCCATTCCCCGCTGTTTCATTGCCGCGTGCAGGGCCAGTGCGGTGTACTTCTTGCCAACCGCGCAGTCTGTACCAACGGTCAGCAGGCGTTTGCCTGTGCGCCTTTTACCGCTACCCACCGGCAGTGCCGCGGGAGGTACACGGACATCGACCAGCTTCGCACCGGAACGTTTTGCCGCGGCCGCGAGATGCGGAATTTCCTGCAGGCGCCCGTGCGCGCCGGAAACAATATCAAGCCCCGCCTCTGCCGCCTGAACAAGCGTGTCCAGCCACGAGGTCGGAACCACGCCACCTACGGTGGCGGTACCGATAATCAGCGAACCTACGCCCGCGTTTGCGGCTTCCTCAATCGTCATCGGCGGCAACCCGAGATCCACACTTCCACCCGCCAGAGTCAGTTGCCCCGCGCATAGCTCCGGTCGCCACTGCGCCAAGCCGGCCCCCGTCTTGGCGTAGGTCAGTTCGGTGACATCTCCGAGAAAAATCAGATACGGCGATTTCAAGGTAATCAGGTTCACGGTTGGCCAGTCTCCTGTAAATCAAGGGGCTGAAACGGGTCGGCTTCAGCTTGTGCGACGCTTGGGCGGTTCACAATTTTCCAAACGCCCAGAGTCATGAGTGGCAGAATGAATATGGTGAGAAACACCAGGGTCAAAGCCCCATAGCCCTGAGCAATCAGGTCCACAATACCGAAGCGTTCTGCGGCAAATATGGAAATACCGAGCAACAGCACAGCAACCGCGGCCCGCTGGTAAGAGGGCATTTCGCGCTGGCTTTCCTGACGTAAACCCGCGAGACGCTCGTTCACTGCATGCAATAACGCCGTGCCCGTCTCAATAAATGTTCCGAATACGACGACCTGAAAAATCACCTCAAGCCAGCCGACATTCAGTAGCGACATCAAATACGTGGCCGGCACCGCCTGTTCCCCAATTTCAGGGTAGGCCGCCATCATCGCGACGAAAAAACTCATCGCCGGAATGATTGCCAGTACACCAGCCATCAATCCTGCACCTACCGCCTCACGGCGGCGGCTAAGGCCTGATATCGCAAACAGTACCGCAGGCAGAACCGCCAGGTTATAGCCACTGTACAGTACACCACTTTGCAACCAGCCACTGCCAGTATCGGCTTCGCGGTAGGTTTGCGTGATGTCGCTGCCAAAACTCCTGAACGCCAGTACGAACATCAACCCGTACACCAGGTACAACAGGAAGGACCATCCGGCCAACGCGCGCTTGATTGTCTCGGAGCCGAAAAAAAGCAATAACACGATAGCCGACATCAGCAGCAGGGTTCCGGCCAGCGACGGAACCCCGAATGTCTGTTCCACCAGCTGCCCGGCAGCGGAACCGATGACCGATAAGGTGAGTAGCAGCTGAATACAGAATGCCAGTTCAAAGATCCCCCAATAGGACCCCAGCAGCTTCTGACAGAAATGACGATAGTCAAACGCGCGAAATACCCGCGCAAATTCAAAACCGATCGCCAGCACTACGCCGAAAACGACACCGGCAGTGAGCAGCCCCAACAAGCCACCGACAGGCCCGCTGGCGAAAAAAAAGGCGATCAGCTCACGGCCGGTCGCATAGCCCCCGCCGATAACCACAGACTGAAAGATAAGCCCCGGAAGTAGATAATTTCTGTACCAGTTCATCGAGGCGCTCGCTTTGCTTTGGTAGTTGAGATTTCTGTGTTCAGACTACTGTCTACGAATGTCAGTCAACAGGCTCTCAAGCGCACACTCCCTGCACGTCACAAATTCCTGACGGGAAGACCGGGCATAGCCCGGGTATCGAGCACACCCTTGTCCACGAGTATTTCGCCGTTGACGAGTACATAATCAAACCCCACCGAAGTGCTGGCAGGCTTTATATAAGTCGCTCGATCGTCGATTTCGTCGAGATCAAAAATAACGATATCGGCATCGGCGCCCACTTCGATGCGTCCCTTGTGACGCATCTGGGGAACTGACTCCTGCAAAATCTTTGCCGGCCCGTAGCTCACACGTTCAACGGCCTGCAATAGCGAGAGCTGCTGGGTATCGCGGACATAGTGACGGATAAACCGCGCATAGGTGCCGGCGCTCCGCGGATGACTCCAGGCGTCGTCGGGTAACGGCCAGGTGTCCTGAGGCAGCAGCTCGCCCTCTTTCAGCCAGTCGCCGCCGTCGGTGGCAATGACACCGCCGGGGAACAACAATGCCTGATCGAGTAATGCCTGATCCTCTTTCACCGAGGTATCCAGCAGGTGCACGACAATACTGGTACCGGGAGCCTCTTCCTGCAGTCTGGCAAATTCCTTCTCGGACAGACGCGCACCATTCATATCGAAGTTGTGCGCCGAGATATTACCCACCCGTGCACGCCAGTTTTCTGCACGGAACATCGCCGCACCGATATTCGTGGCACCGGCGCCATAAGGGTAGGCCTCTGTGGACAGTGCGACGCCTGCGTTCTGGGCATTGGCAATCATCTTGCTGATGGGCCCTATATCTCTCAGGCTTATGGAGTTCATATGCACTATATGTGCGTGAGCACCGGTACCTGCGGCCGCCGCGATGATCTCGGCCATGGCTTCAAATGAGCTGTTGGGCTCAAGCATGGATAAAAAACGGGCGTGAGTGTAGGTGGGCATATTGCTCGCCGCCGCGAGCTCGGTCATATGAAAATATTCTTTACGCCCTGCACCCGGTGCATATCCAAGTAGAAAGCCAATTCCCAGGCCGCCCTCTTCCAGCCCGGTACTGACCCGGCCGGAAATACGCTGGAGCTGCTCCGGGGTCGAGATACTGTTCTGCCAATCCGGATTGGCGAAATTATTTTCGAACCAGTGTGGATCGTCCGCCGGTGGATCACCGATAAACTCTGCCATGCGTGCGTTCGCCCAGTTTACCGAAGCACCGTAATTGATCGGCCGACCTTCACTACCCAGCCGCTGGTACCATGCGGCAACCGGCCACACCCCGGACTCAAGTTCAAGCGCCGTGGTGACCCCGTCCAGCGCCTGTACGCGATTACTGAGAATCGTCTGGCCGTGAGCATGCATATCGATAAAGCCGGGGCTGACCACCCGGCCTTCAGCATCAATCACTCGTTTCGCGCGGATGGCTTCGCTGCCGATAAACTGAATCTTGCCGTCGCCAACACCGATATTCAGTACCGCATCGGTACCACTCTTGGGGTCAATCACCCGACCACCGATAATCGCAAGATCCAGGTCTTGTGGTTGGGCAACCACCTCCGTGACGCCCGCAACCACGGCTATCACACCGGTGATGGTACCCACAAGAATCTTACGGAAAAAGGTGCTGTCTCTTTTCATCGTTATACGCTCCAGGTCCAGCCTCTATCCCCACAACTCTGCACTGGGTGGTGAGAGTTTTCCCCAGTCGCAGGTAATTGGCGGTTCCCGATCCTTTTTCAGATAAAACGCTCCGTCAAGGTCCACAAACTTGCACAATTGCGCCACCACATAACCCGGAGCCATGGCCAGGGAAGTTCCCACCATATTACCCACCATAAGATCCAGTCCGCGCTCCTGAGCTTTTTTTGCCAGCGCCAGGGCTTCTGTCAGACCGCCGGTTTTATCCAGTTTGATATTAATTACCTGGTAGCGGCGGGCAGCCTGGTCAAATTCACTGGTATCCAGACAGGATTCATCAGCGCACAATGGCAGCGGGCACTGATAACCTTCCAGCGCTTCATCTCCTCCCCGTGGCAACGGCTGTTCGATCATACTCACGCCCAGCTGCTTGAACTTTGGTGCGAGCTCCTGCAACTGCTCGAAAGTCCAGCCCTGGTTGACGTCGACGATAATCTCCGCATCCGGGCGAGCAGAACGGATGGCCGTCATCCGCTCCAGGGCCAATTCACCATCGAGTTTTACCTTGATCTTACTGCTTGCGATGTCCCGCGCCTTCTCCGCCATCGTTTCCGGGGTTCCCAGACCTACGGTAAAGAAACTGTGGGTTTCCGCCGGCTCAATGCC
This is a stretch of genomic DNA from Microbulbifer bruguierae. It encodes these proteins:
- a CDS encoding cation:proton antiporter, translated to MEQILSNPMALLVMVGIVSIACQYLAYMLKLPAILPLLVAGLVLGPVTGVLDPDVLFGDLFFPLVSLAVAIILFEGALTLKFSDIAGHGTMVRNLCTLGALITWLIATPTAHYALGMPIHLAALFGAIVTVTGPTVIVPMLRSVRPNTRISNILRWEGIVIDPIGALLAVLVYEYIVASHAAFEHALVTFLKVVVIGFGVGSLMGYFLGTLLRNNWIPHYLRNTAVLTLMLGAYAASNLMTHESGLLTVTVMGIWMANMKNLNVDDILEFKETLSVLLISALFILLAARLEFFTITQLGWGAVIVLAAIMFVARPLSVFLSSPGSGLSWRELAMLSWIAPRGIVAAAVSALFALKLDTLGLPKSELLVPMVFLVIIATVVLQSLTSKTIAKILGVRAPYPNGYLLFGGGKFARLLAKDLMDKGVPVRIADTNWDAIREARMANIPTYYGNPISEHASLTMDLSTVGKVLVLSPYKQLNPLVTYHFEHLLGKGTVLGLSHGASEGRASHQVSEEYAKRLELFSGNATYSRLASLVAKGATIRTTGLTEAFTIEDYRETYGSRATRLYALDPHGKIHIYTTSHEFSLKEGWQIVSLIVPEEFA
- a CDS encoding serine hydrolase, translating into MAATMAYASTPAPAAIDRSVVRAMEIFHAPGMAVSVVYDGKLYYSEGHGVTEVGKRGAVTEQTLFQIASVSKAFTNAALAILVDDGKLGWDTPVIDYLPEFQMYDPWVTREFTVRDLVTHRSGLPLGAGDLLIFPEAESTSADVVRAMRHLKPKSSFRSGYDYDNLLYIVAGEVVSRVSGIPFEQFVEQRLLFPLGMKDCRASLSRTAKRTSKATPHLYREGKFETTASMESELTAAAGGINCSAESMTAWMNFLLNNGVASDGKQLLSSEQVAELFKPVTITTPRGYLAEHSGAFLSAYALGWNVSTFYGQPIYTHSGGLWGMTSYIALMPKQGLAVFASNNAMTAAPLAVVNDILDQFLSGSTQEYGKDWIAIIDEVVNGKREHAASVVAEAESSRVRDSAPSLPLDAYVGTYRDPWYGDISIGKNVDGELWFSSGRSKLLSGPLEHFQFNTFIARWETRSLNADAYVSFTLTPEGGVERIRMKAVSPATDFSFDFHDLDLVRVAESGVKE
- a CDS encoding DUF1611 domain-containing protein, whose amino-acid sequence is MNLITLKSPYLIFLGDVTELTYAKTGAGLAQWRPELCAGQLTLAGGSVDLGLPPMTIEEAANAGVGSLIIGTATVGGVVPTSWLDTLVQAAEAGLDIVSGAHGRLQEIPHLAAAAKRSGAKLVDVRVPPAALPVGSGKRRTGKRLLTVGTDCAVGKKYTALALHAAMKQRGMDADFRASGQTGIMISGRGIPMDSVVSDFLSGAAELLSPENTPEHWDVIEGQGAITHPAYGAVSMGLLMGSQPDAFVVCHEAGRTHIAGWPEVPLAGIAQIIQRIVSIGELTNPGIRCVGVSVNTSGLRSAEREEYLRQLERELRLPCVDPLVDGVEPILEQLTAEVAPAAEMA
- a CDS encoding YkvI family membrane protein yields the protein MNWYRNYLLPGLIFQSVVIGGGYATGRELIAFFFASGPVGGLLGLLTAGVVFGVVLAIGFEFARVFRAFDYRHFCQKLLGSYWGIFELAFCIQLLLTLSVIGSAAGQLVEQTFGVPSLAGTLLLMSAIVLLLFFGSETIKRALAGWSFLLYLVYGLMFVLAFRSFGSDITQTYREADTGSGWLQSGVLYSGYNLAVLPAVLFAISGLSRRREAVGAGLMAGVLAIIPAMSFFVAMMAAYPEIGEQAVPATYLMSLLNVGWLEVIFQVVVFGTFIETGTALLHAVNERLAGLRQESQREMPSYQRAAVAVLLLGISIFAAERFGIVDLIAQGYGALTLVFLTIFILPLMTLGVWKIVNRPSVAQAEADPFQPLDLQETGQP
- a CDS encoding amidohydrolase family protein, with amino-acid sequence MKRDSTFFRKILVGTITGVIAVVAGVTEVVAQPQDLDLAIIGGRVIDPKSGTDAVLNIGVGDGKIQFIGSEAIRAKRVIDAEGRVVSPGFIDMHAHGQTILSNRVQALDGVTTALELESGVWPVAAWYQRLGSEGRPINYGASVNWANARMAEFIGDPPADDPHWFENNFANPDWQNSISTPEQLQRISGRVSTGLEEGGLGIGFLLGYAPGAGRKEYFHMTELAAASNMPTYTHARFLSMLEPNSSFEAMAEIIAAAAGTGAHAHIVHMNSISLRDIGPISKMIANAQNAGVALSTEAYPYGAGATNIGAAMFRAENWRARVGNISAHNFDMNGARLSEKEFARLQEEAPGTSIVVHLLDTSVKEDQALLDQALLFPGGVIATDGGDWLKEGELLPQDTWPLPDDAWSHPRSAGTYARFIRHYVRDTQQLSLLQAVERVSYGPAKILQESVPQMRHKGRIEVGADADIVIFDLDEIDDRATYIKPASTSVGFDYVLVNGEILVDKGVLDTRAMPGLPVRNL
- the dgcA gene encoding N-acetyl-D-Glu racemase DgcA, whose product is MNKKREVSLLVESWELESPFKITGHVFTNVEILHVCISENGVTGNGEASGVYYLDETGSSILAQAESVREALTSGLSRQQLYELLPAGGARNAIDCALWDLEAKLEKKKIWDLTGIEPAETHSFFTVGLGTPETMAEKARDIASSKIKVKLDGELALERMTAIRSARPDAEIIVDVNQGWTFEQLQELAPKFKQLGVSMIEQPLPRGGDEALEGYQCPLPLCADESCLDTSEFDQAARRYQVINIKLDKTGGLTEALALAKKAQERGLDLMVGNMVGTSLAMAPGYVVAQLCKFVDLDGAFYLKKDREPPITCDWGKLSPPSAELWG